A DNA window from Hordeum vulgare subsp. vulgare chromosome 1H, MorexV3_pseudomolecules_assembly, whole genome shotgun sequence contains the following coding sequences:
- the LOC123409105 gene encoding uncharacterized protein LOC123409105 yields the protein MCPSGAAKARRKRKGASGRPPAGRNRRRAPEPALEPSGWASLPTDSAGLVSGRLLADDVVDYLTFRAVCSGWRTSTSDLGILALSKPQLRPRGWIALCDGDAAPLDGAGEITFFHTRTARRLRVRLPDLRCHRVVGFTDGLVILLHKRATVVRVVHPFTLATVELPPLAPAFRSAIKDRGALFHMSAFVCCSPTAPFSVVASFVWKPMVLWTQPGRLRWRSFTMAWWSFRTSCPSKACSSRPPRGRRR from the coding sequence ATGTGTCCGTCCGGGGCCGCGAAGGCACGGCGGAAGCGCAAAGGTGCGTCCGGTCGCCCACCCGCCGGTAGAAATCGCCGGCGGGCCCCTGAACCGGCGCTGGAGCCCAGCGGCTGGGCATCTCTCCCGACCGACAGCGCAGGCCTCGTCTCCGGACGGTTGCTAGCCGATGACGTGGTGGACTACCTCACCTTCCGCGCCGTCTGCTCGGGCTGGCGCACCAGCACGTCCGACCTAGGCATCCTGGCCCTGAGCAAACCGCAGCTCCGCCCGCGCGGCTGGATTGCGCTCTGCGACGGAGACGCGGCGCCCCTGGACGGTGCCGGCGAGATCACCTTCTTCCACACGCGCACGGCGCGCCGCCTGCGCGTCCGCCTCCCCGACCTCCGGTGCCACAGGGTCGTCGGCTTCACCGACGGCCTCGTCATCCTGCTGCACAAACGCGCCACCGTCGTCCGCGTGGTCCACCCCTTCACCCTCGCTACGGTCGAACTCCCGCCCCTCGCCCCTGCCTTCCGCAGTGCGATTAAGGACCGAGGAGCCCTGTTCCACATGAGCGCCTTCGTCTGCTGTTCGCCTACAGCCCCCTTTTCAGTGGTGGCCAGTTTCGTTTGGAAACCAATGGTGCTCTGGACACAGCCAGGCCGGCTGAGGTGGAGATCATTCACCATGGCATGGTGGAGCTTCAGAACTTCTTGCCCTTCCAAGGCCTGCTCTTCGCGACCACCACGTGGAAGAAGGAGATAG